A DNA window from Undibacterium sp. YM2 contains the following coding sequences:
- a CDS encoding MAE_28990/MAE_18760 family HEPN-like nuclease has protein sequence MTKFNQYSNELSEKFDDLQNEITQLKSLLTLNEWTRSNQISLGEDAPQLTSRNQFSKLFDYSSMLLNLYSSYEDFINESARIWLKFISQQKIAIDYDKLATTYSYGVALILQKIDTSPRYANLNKKDLIKSLNDAIFDTRETVFFFEPFSADLNNLRLAELENLCARLQLTNIRNWFEEDIGLLKLCEESDHTVESRLKDFIERRNEVAHGRRTSEIYALGPLKDLGNFIVELCRSITEFLMSKMLFNWSHIEIGKISEKLQKADAYIFKTKTHAFSTGVDIYIAGKSRCKKAKILEIQVNGFCTDSLVPFYETEVGAKFSTEAFKKDRLFIMD, from the coding sequence ATGACAAAATTCAATCAATATTCAAATGAATTGTCTGAAAAGTTCGATGATCTACAAAACGAGATCACCCAACTGAAATCATTACTTACATTGAACGAATGGACTCGGTCAAATCAAATTTCGTTAGGTGAAGACGCGCCGCAGCTTACCTCAAGAAATCAATTTTCAAAGTTATTTGATTACTCATCCATGTTGTTGAATCTTTACTCGTCATACGAAGATTTTATTAATGAGAGCGCAAGGATTTGGTTGAAATTCATTTCACAACAGAAAATTGCCATTGATTACGACAAGCTAGCAACGACATACTCTTATGGCGTTGCACTTATTTTGCAAAAAATTGATACCTCACCTCGATATGCCAATTTAAACAAAAAAGATTTAATAAAAAGTTTAAATGATGCGATTTTTGATACACGTGAAACGGTCTTTTTTTTTGAGCCTTTTTCAGCCGACCTAAATAATTTAAGACTCGCTGAATTGGAAAATTTATGTGCACGACTTCAATTAACAAACATTAGAAATTGGTTCGAAGAAGATATAGGACTATTAAAATTATGCGAAGAATCAGACCATACTGTTGAATCACGATTGAAAGATTTTATTGAGCGCCGCAATGAAGTAGCCCATGGAAGAAGAACCAGTGAAATCTATGCATTAGGCCCCTTAAAAGATCTAGGAAATTTTATTGTTGAACTGTGCCGGTCAATTACTGAATTTCTAATGTCAAAGATGCTTTTCAATTGGTCACATATCGAGATTGGAAAAATTTCCGAAAAACTGCAGAAAGCCGATGCATATATATTTAAAACAAAGACGCATGCTTTTAGCACTGGCGTTGATATCTATATCGCTGGAAAATCTCGATGTAAAAAAGCGAAAATATTGGAAATTCAAGTCAATGGCTTTTGTACTGACTCACTAGTACCATTTTACGAAACTGAAGTGGGTGCAAAATTTTCAACAGAAGCGTTTAAAAAGGACCGTTTGTTTATAATGGACTAA
- a CDS encoding DUF262 domain-containing protein, which produces MPFFSESELSMWDKSPSETPQAQLTDEQINSKYDKKAERIVTETNREKLQNFYEALKRPGYMDPRPFYQRRNRWDNERQSKLIESFLINIPIPPLFVYEISPNSYEVMDGQQRISAIKAFYSNELVLKGLDRWPELNGRTYSKLPEKIKAGIDRRSVSWITVLHESTEGSEDALILKQLVFERLNTGGVKLSAQEIRNALYAGPFNDALIDLAKNKMHRSAWKLPDYSDVEEKSTPDYLLDDPFYKQMEDIEVILRFFALRHANSYRKGMSGFLDLYILKSRSFKTQEIEQLKALYLDTLELAHRIYKDLIFTPFHARDGKWGSRPQKAFADAVLVALSHHLDKSSKLIENRDSILAQTRNAFTEDTKGILTGRGNTKQDVKDRIALMNRIYDVNSK; this is translated from the coding sequence CTAACAGATGAACAAATAAATTCGAAATACGATAAAAAGGCCGAGCGAATTGTTACGGAAACCAATCGCGAAAAATTACAAAACTTCTATGAGGCATTAAAACGGCCAGGATATATGGACCCGCGCCCTTTTTATCAGCGCAGGAATCGTTGGGATAATGAACGCCAATCTAAATTAATTGAGTCCTTCCTAATAAATATTCCGATTCCACCATTATTCGTTTATGAAATTTCCCCTAATTCTTACGAAGTAATGGATGGCCAACAAAGAATTAGCGCTATAAAAGCATTTTATTCAAATGAGCTAGTTTTAAAGGGTTTGGATAGATGGCCGGAATTGAATGGAAGAACGTATTCCAAACTTCCAGAAAAAATCAAAGCTGGAATTGATCGCCGCTCGGTCTCATGGATAACGGTTTTGCATGAGTCAACAGAAGGATCAGAAGATGCGCTAATTTTAAAACAACTCGTATTTGAAAGACTCAACACGGGTGGGGTTAAATTAAGCGCGCAAGAAATAAGAAATGCTTTATATGCAGGGCCTTTCAATGATGCACTAATCGATTTAGCAAAAAACAAAATGCACAGAAGTGCTTGGAAACTTCCAGATTATTCAGATGTAGAAGAAAAAAGTACTCCCGATTATTTGTTAGACGACCCATTTTATAAACAAATGGAGGATATTGAAGTAATACTAAGATTTTTTGCGCTAAGACATGCAAATAGCTACCGAAAGGGAATGAGTGGTTTCCTAGATCTTTACATTTTGAAGTCGCGATCATTTAAAACTCAAGAAATAGAACAACTGAAAGCTTTATACCTGGATACTTTGGAGCTCGCCCATAGGATTTATAAAGACTTGATTTTCACGCCATTTCATGCCAGAGATGGAAAATGGGGCTCGCGCCCCCAAAAGGCATTTGCTGATGCCGTCTTAGTAGCGCTTTCACATCACTTGGATAAATCATCGAAATTGATTGAGAATAGAGACAGTATTCTTGCTCAAACAAGAAATGCATTTACTGAGGACACTAAAGGAATTCTGACTGGTCGAGGTAATACTAAACAAGATGTTAAAGACAGAATTGCTTTGATGAATCGTATTTATGATGTGAACTCGAAATGA